The genomic stretch ACAAAAAAACAACAGGCCTCAGAtaatgctaatgctaatgctaaCCAGAAGAACTCTTTTGTTCCACCTCATTCAAGAGCCAAAAGATCCTTAATGGGTGATTTGTCATGCTCTCAGGTTCATCCACATGCTTTTCCAACGCATAGGAGACAATCATCAACTGATTTGTTCACTGAGCTGGATCATATGAGAAGCTTGTTGCAAGAGTCTAAGGAGAGAGAGAGTAAGCTGAATGCTGAGTTGGCTGAGTGTAGGAAGAATCGGAATGAGGTTGATGAGCTTGTGAAGAAAGTTGCTTTGTTGGAAGAAGAGAAAGCTAGTCTCTTTGAGCAATTGGCTGTGTTGAGTAGGAGCTGTGGATTGGAGAGACAAGGGGAGGTGGTGAAAGGGGGGAATGAGGATAGTTCTGTGCAGAATCTTGAGCTTGAAGTTGTTGAGTTGAGAAGGTTGAATAAGGAGCTGCATATGCAGAAGAGGAACCTCACTTGCAGGCTTTCTTCTATGGAGTCTGAGTTGTCTAGTTCTGCAAACTCTTCAGAGGTAGTTTTTGCAATTTGACTCATTCTATTTCAAAGGTTTTAAATAACAGACATGGCTCGCTTAACGGCTCGCGATTTTGGTCCGCATAGATATTGCGACACCGATTGCATTCTTCCCAGTGAgaatttactataatttgatctTTATCACAAAAACGGTGAATAACTATATCGGTATCAGTATTTTCGCTGCCGTTTTCTCACACTTTAAAACCTTTCAATGTTAGGTTGGGAATAGTATAGAAGATATGAATAGGGCCCCGTTTGGATAAATAACTTACTCAAGTacttattatttaattgtttattgaAGTGAATTGAAGTTTCTTAATTAGTGCTTCATTATTAATGCAGCTAGATTCATTTCTAAGCTAAGCTTATGAAGAATTTTTTTCATTTCAGATTCcaaatttctttttcttattgATGATTTGTTTTGGTTGCAAGTTTTTCTCTTCTTAGAATTGAAGTTTGAGCTTCTTAATATTGTCAATGCTGGTTCACTTTTTCCCCCTTAATATTGTCCTTCTATGATATGATCAGAGTGACATTGTTGCCAAATTCAAAGCCGAGGCGTCATTGCTCCGGCTCACCAACGAAGACCTGAGTAAACAAGTAGAAGGTTTACAAACAAGCAGATTAAATGAAGTAGAGGAGCTTGCATACTTGAGGTGGGTGAATTCGTGTTTACGAACCGAGTTGAAGAATACATGCTCAACATTGGATTCTGATAAGCCATCTAGTCCTGAATCTGTTGTGAGTAGTAGTGGAGATTCTATTGCTTCTTTCTCCGATCAATGCGGTAGTGCAAATAGGTTCAATTTGGTTAAGAAGCTGAAAAAGTGGCCAATAACTAGTAGTGATCATTCATCACAAGTTGAGTCCACAAGTAGTACTAGTAGTCTCTTTGAGAAAAATTGGATTGAATCAATATCTGAAGGAAGCAATAGAAGAAGACATTCGATTAGTGGTTCCAATAGCTCGGAGGAAGATGTTGTTGTATTGAATAAAAGAAGACAATCTAATTGTTTTGATTCCCTTGAATGTTTAAAAGAAATCGAAAAGGAATCGGTGCCATTACCGTTGATTGTTCAGCAATCTGTTATGGAGAAGAGGCCACTGAGGATTCCCAATCCTCCTCCAAGACCTTCTTCATGTTCTATTTCTagcaaaacaaaacaagaaaacccgGCTCAAGTTCAAGTTCAACCTCCTCCACCTCCGCCTCCTCCACCACCTCCTATGAGTTTTGCATCGAAAAGTAACACGGCAATGGTAAAAAGAGCGCCACAAGTGGTGGAATTGTACCATTCACTCATGAAGAGAGATTCTAGAAAGGATTCTTCAAACGGAGGACTCGCTGATGCCCCTGATGTTGCAGATGTTCGTAGTAGCATGATTGGAGAAATTGAGAACCGTTCTTCGCATTTACTTGCTGTGAGTAGTTTTGCATCTTATGTATTCAACTTACTAACTTCTAGCTTTTTTTATGACAAAGTTTGTTTATAAAATACCATATGATATTTGGCTTGAAGACATCGTACTTATATCGGTGAATAATTTGATTGACATCTAATATGATAATATCCTATTCTTTGATATGCAGATAAAGGAAGATATCGAAACACAAGGAGAATTTGTGAATTCACTGATTAGAGAGGTGAAGAGTGCGGTTTATCAGAACATTGATGATGTTGTAGCATTTGTGAagtggcttgatgatgaactttgCTTCCTTGTAAGTTGTTTTCGGCTTATTCCATTTGTAGCATGGAAGTGTATTAATTTTGCTTCTAAAATTTGTTATTCTCATGCATATATTTGCCATAGGTGGACGAAAGGGCCGTCCTTAAACATTTTGATTGGCCGGAGAAAAAAGCCGACACATTAAGAGAAGCATCATTTGGATACCAAGATTTGAAAAAATTGGAATACGAAGTTTCCTCCTACAAGGACGATCCTCGACTACCTTGTGATATTGCTCTAAAGAAAATGGTTGCTTTATCAGAAAAGTGAGCTACTCAAATATCTCCGAGAGTGCTGTGATGATTCTATCGTTTCACGTTGCAAGACACTTATACTTGTGGTTTACTTTGTAGGATGGAACGCACGGTATATGCTCTTCTCCGCACAAGGGACTCACTAATGCGGAATTGCAAGGAGTTTCAAATTCCTGTAGAATGGATGCTTGATAATGGAATCATTGGCAAGGTAAAACACCATACTTTGAAAAGCATAATGTTCCATTTTATTTATTCTGTCATAACATTGAATTCAACTATTCCACTTTTCTTTATAGATAAAACTAGGGTCAGTTAAATTGGCCAAAAAGTATATGAAAAGGGTAGCCATGGAAGTTCAAACAAAGTCAGCATTTGACAAAGATCCTGCAATGGATTACATGGTTCTCCAAGGAGTGAGATTTGCTTTCAGAATCCATCAGGTATGTCCTAATTGAAATTCATGTTTTTTCTCTCTAGTTTACTACGAGCGGATCCACATTGTATTTCGCAGCTTAAAATTTCTGGATCCGTCCTTATTATTTACTATATCGAACACGTGGTAAAACATAATCTTTATCTATTTGTCTGTGAATGCAGTTTGCAGGAGGATTTGATGCAGAAACAATGCACGCGTTTGAGGAACTTCGTAATCTTGCTTCTCTACTAAACAAGACATGAAGAGAATGATGAGTTTCAGCTTACCATCTCAGTAAGCCATAGATTAACCTTTTTCATAGGTGCGTTATGTATTTGGTCTGTGATTGATGGCATTACATTTTGGTAGTGAGATTGGCAAGATTTTGTTGTATACTACAAACTGGagagtatatatataatttgagtATTTTTGGGAGAGAATAATTGTACCATTCAAATAGCAAGaacaatttaatcaaattatgTTGTGTCTCTACAACAATAAagaatactatatatatatactatatatatatatatatatatatatatatatatatatatatatatatatatatatatatatatatatatatatatatatatatatatatatatatatatatatatatatatatatatatatatatagtatat from Vicia villosa cultivar HV-30 ecotype Madison, WI linkage group LG4, Vvil1.0, whole genome shotgun sequence encodes the following:
- the LOC131596407 gene encoding protein CHUP1, chloroplastic-like: MREEINNSNPSENKSKASKFSDQNQPPKLQTSKTNNPNNNHSKPRLWGAHIVKGFSADKKTKQQSSLPTKKQQASDNANANANQKNSFVPPHSRAKRSLMGDLSCSQVHPHAFPTHRRQSSTDLFTELDHMRSLLQESKERESKLNAELAECRKNRNEVDELVKKVALLEEEKASLFEQLAVLSRSCGLERQGEVVKGGNEDSSVQNLELEVVELRRLNKELHMQKRNLTCRLSSMESELSSSANSSESDIVAKFKAEASLLRLTNEDLSKQVEGLQTSRLNEVEELAYLRWVNSCLRTELKNTCSTLDSDKPSSPESVVSSSGDSIASFSDQCGSANRFNLVKKLKKWPITSSDHSSQVESTSSTSSLFEKNWIESISEGSNRRRHSISGSNSSEEDVVVLNKRRQSNCFDSLECLKEIEKESVPLPLIVQQSVMEKRPLRIPNPPPRPSSCSISSKTKQENPAQVQVQPPPPPPPPPPPMSFASKSNTAMVKRAPQVVELYHSLMKRDSRKDSSNGGLADAPDVADVRSSMIGEIENRSSHLLAIKEDIETQGEFVNSLIREVKSAVYQNIDDVVAFVKWLDDELCFLVDERAVLKHFDWPEKKADTLREASFGYQDLKKLEYEVSSYKDDPRLPCDIALKKMVALSEKMERTVYALLRTRDSLMRNCKEFQIPVEWMLDNGIIGKIKLGSVKLAKKYMKRVAMEVQTKSAFDKDPAMDYMVLQGVRFAFRIHQFAGGFDAETMHAFEELRNLASLLNKT